Genomic DNA from Actinomycetota bacterium:
CAGCGGTTCCAGCCCGAGCTGGCCACCCGCAGCCGCTGGGTGGGCTCCTCCACGTCGGCCGCGGCTCCGTTGAGCCCGACCGCCCCCATCAGCGAGCCACCGAACCAGGTGGCCAGACCCAGGTCGTGCAGGGAACGGGAAACGGTGTTGTCAGCTGTCACAGTGTTGCTCCTTCATGTGTAGAGAGACAAGCAGGGGCCGCCAGGCCAGCCCGGGAACCCACCAGGACCCGAGGAGGGGGAGGCGTCACGATCGGCTGCAGCTCAGCCGCCAGCGGCGTCGTGGTCGCGTCACGGTTGTGAAGCATGCGGCCGCTCACTTCGGGTTCGGGCCCAGCATCGGCGGGACATCGGGCCGGGTGTGGCTGAAGCGTTCGGGTGGACGGCCACTGGCCGCGCCATCGGCTCGGTTCCGCCGCCCGTGGTGACGGCGCCGGTGCCGTCACCACGGGCATTACGGGTTGCCATGCTGTTGCCGCTCCTCTGCCTAGGCCTGCCGCCGGGCTCGGTCCGGGTCGGGACTGGCGGCCATGCGGGTTGCTCCGGCGTCGTCGTCGCTTGGGTCGCGGTCGCGCCCGGCTGGCTGGTCGACGACGGTGCGGGTCTCGGTGTGGACCGGACGCGGCTGCTTGCTGTGCCAACGCTCGCCGAGGATCCCCCCTAGCACCGACCCGATGAGCATGGCCAGCAGCGAGCCCAGGCCGACGATGGTGCCGATCTGGGCCCATTCGTCACCCGAGGTCGGGATGCCGATGCTGCGCAGGTTCCCGAGCGCGGTGGAGCCGGCGTTGGGGTCGACCTGGTCGGCCTGAGAGCTGAGGATGGCGGCCAGGATGGCCGGGACCAGGATGGCCAGCACGAACACGGCCAGGCCGTTCAGCCAGCCGGCCCGCCGGGCCATCCGGCCGGCGACGTACCCGCCGAACAGGTAGGCGAGCAGGAGCGCGACGGCGACCGTGATGCCGGCGCCGATCCCGACCTCCCGCCAGTCCAGCGTCCCGAAGTCGGTGTTGGCACCGACCGCGCCGGCGATGGCGGAGACGAGGGCGAGCAGGATCGCGAAGCTGCCGAACGCGGTGACCGCGCCGGCGAGGATGGCCAGCAGCGACAGCTTGCCG
This window encodes:
- a CDS encoding TIGR04086 family membrane protein, whose product is MADTITGESNKDRARLAREAGIGKLSLLAILAGAVTAFGSFAILLALVSAIAGAVGANTDFGTLDWREVGIGAGITVAVALLLAYLFGGYVAGRMARRAGWLNGLAVFVLAILVPAILAAILSSQADQVDPNAGSTALGNLRSIGIPTSGDEWAQIGTIVGLGSLLAMLIGSVLGGILGERWHSKQPRPVHTETRTVVDQPAGRDRDPSDDDAGATRMAASPDPDRARRQA